The Reichenbachiella carrageenanivorans region CAATGCCGCTAAAGTGTATCTCTACGAGGCCGTAGAATTGATCAATAAAGCAGGCAAAGATGCCATCGCTTCTTTTGCCACTGGAGACGAACAAAAAGTCATGCTGATGGGATTGAAAAGGTTTACTAAAATCAACCCTGTCAACATCAAACAACTCAGAAGAGAAATCGCTGATCACTTGATCAGCAAAAACCAATACGCTCTTTGATTATACAACCCCCAAAAACACAATTGTTTGATTTAGTATCTAGAGGCCGTTTCGTCAGGAACGGCCTTTTTTATTTCAAACTACCCACTATGAGTTTACCATGATAGGCATCTGCCTTTATGAGCTGATCTACAGCAACGAGATTCTTATTAGTGATTTTTCCTGCCGCTATGATTTGAATTTGATTTAAAGCAATAACCTTCATTTGCTGTAATACATTAACTCCTGCTTCGGCAGTTGGCGCTCCTCCAGAAGTGAGCACAGAAGTAATACCTTTTACTTCTAACAATTGTTTCACTCCTGTCACAGGATCTGCTAATTCATCTATTGCCTTATGAAAAGTGACTTTCATGGGTTGTGCGGTTTGCACCAAACGAGTGAGTGCTGCGCAAGCAATTTCTCCCTGCTCCGTCAAGAGCCCCAACACTACCTCTTGCACCCCGAGTGATTTCATAAGCTCGATGGTGGCATGCATCTCTTCCACTTCGGACGATGAATAGACAAAGTTTCCTCCCCTAGGTCGCACCATTACTTTGACAGGAATGGAGATTTGCTTAAGTACCTGCTCGACGAGATCACGCTCAGGCGTAAGTCCATCCAAATCGAGCCTGCCGCACAGCTCCACCTGATCTGCCCCATTGTCTTCTGCCTTCAGAGCTTCCGCTAAATTTTCAACACAAGCTTCTTTGATCATAAATTTCACATTCTATTTAACACAAGTAATAAAAAAACCGTCCACAACACAAATTACTTTACATTACTAATTTGCAAATCAATAACCTAAAAAAGATAGAAGTACAAACCAATAGAATTCATCTAACCCATTAACTTAGTCACTCACAAACTTTATCTTCAATGAAAAAAGCACTCTACTTTTTATCGCTTGGTCTGCTATTAGCCACTACAACTCAGGCTCAAGACAAACCAGTATCGGTATACATCACCCAATTTAACGTGACGCCCGCAGACCTAGAGTCAGGTCTCAAAGATTCGGATGCAACTTTTAGGTTCGATGCCAAAATAAAGACCATCATAGCGCAAGACACTTCAGTGCAATTAGCCGCTTTTGATCCAGAGGCTCCCGTGTCTGAAAAGTGGGTGATCCTAGCCAAAGACGGCGAAGCGCCAACTAAAAAAGAATTCAAGACTTTTTACAAATATCACAATACAAAAAAGGACGGTGTCAATGCCAAGGTTTTGGCAGACAGCTGGGCGATTGAGTCTGAAGACGAAAACAGTCTGGTAGTAAGCTTTCAATACGAAACTTCCTCTCTTCCTAAAAAATATCATTTCCTAGAAGACACGAAAGGTCTTGCCTATATCAATAAATCAGCGAACCGACTGACCCACGTCATTTTCAAAAATGACACTCCGCTACAAGTAAAACAATACAAAACGAACAGCTACGAGCTGTATGTAAAGTACTACTACGACACCCAAGACAAAGTCTACCTCATCGAATGGGAGGACTTGACCATGGAAACTTCCAATGGCAAGATCAAGGAGTTAAGTGAGTTTAATGACTACAGAAAAGAGAAATAACTAGACAGTAAGGATTCGAGAGCCTACGCTTGCGAATATAAT contains the following coding sequences:
- a CDS encoding copper homeostasis protein CutC; the protein is MIKEACVENLAEALKAEDNGADQVELCGRLDLDGLTPERDLVEQVLKQISIPVKVMVRPRGGNFVYSSSEVEEMHATIELMKSLGVQEVVLGLLTEQGEIACAALTRLVQTAQPMKVTFHKAIDELADPVTGVKQLLEVKGITSVLTSGGAPTAEAGVNVLQQMKVIALNQIQIIAAGKITNKNLVAVDQLIKADAYHGKLIVGSLK